A region of uncultured Anaeromusa sp. DNA encodes the following proteins:
- the rpsL gene encoding 30S ribosomal protein S12, giving the protein MPTINQLVRKSREQIVKKSTAPAMKECPQKRGVCTRVYTTTPKKPNSALRKVARVRLTNSIEVTAYIPGIGHNLQEHSVVLIRGGRVKDLPGVRYHIVRGALDSAGVANRNQSRSKYGAKRPKAAKK; this is encoded by the coding sequence ATGCCGACAATTAACCAATTGGTTCGTAAAAGCAGAGAACAAATCGTGAAGAAATCGACTGCTCCCGCCATGAAGGAATGCCCGCAAAAGCGTGGTGTTTGCACGAGAGTATATACGACAACTCCGAAAAAACCGAACTCTGCTCTTCGGAAAGTAGCAAGGGTACGTCTGACCAACTCGATCGAAGTGACAGCGTACATTCCTGGCATTGGTCATAACCTGCAGGAGCATTCCGTGGTCCTGATTCGTGGTGGCCGTGTTAAGGACTTGCCGGGTGTGCGTTACCATATTGTGCGCGGAGCTCTTGATTCCGCCGGTGTGGCAAACCGCAACCAGAGCCGTTCTAAATACGGTGCAAAACGTCCGAAGGCTGCGAAGAAATAA
- the fusA gene encoding elongation factor G, with translation MARKFPLEKTRNIGIMAHIDAGKTTTTERILFYTGRVHKIGEVHDGAATMDWMVQEQERGITITSAATTCQWDEHRINIIDTPGHVDFTVEVERSLRVLDGSVAVFCAKGGVEPQSETVWRQADKYSVPRMAYVNKMDILGADFFRVVDMMKSRLGAHPVPLQLPIGYEDTFKGFVDLIDMKAVIYTDDLGKTSEAAEIPEDMQEQAEEYRQAILDAVAENDDELMMKYLEGEELTKEEIKAGIRKATIACKMTPVFCGSSYKNKGVQPLLDGVVDYMPSPLDIPAIKGVDPDTGEEDERAASDELPFSALAFKIMADPFVGRLSFFRVYSGTLASGSYVFNSTKGKKERIGRILQMHANRREEIEIAYTGDIAAAVGLKDTTTGDTLCDEKASIILETMVFPEPVISVAVEPKTKADQEKMGIALSRLAEEDPTFRTFTDAETGQTIISGMGELHLEIIVDRMLREFKVDCSVGKPQVAYRETIRKSVESEGKFVRQSGGRGQYGHCWLKLDPQEPGAGFTFVNKIVGGVVPREYIQPIENGIKEAMENGVIAGYPMVDIQVTVFDGSYHDVDSSEMAFKIAGSMGFKAGAAKAQPALLEPYMKVEVIVPEDYMGDVIGDLNSRRGRIEGMEARNGAQSIRAFVPLAEMFGYATDLRSKTQGRGNYSMEFDHYEDVPKNIAEAIVAKVRGV, from the coding sequence GTGGCCCGTAAGTTTCCTCTTGAGAAAACACGGAACATCGGCATCATGGCACATATCGACGCCGGCAAAACCACTACTACTGAACGCATCCTTTTCTATACCGGGCGAGTACACAAAATCGGCGAAGTGCATGATGGCGCTGCGACCATGGACTGGATGGTACAAGAGCAAGAGCGTGGGATTACCATTACCTCGGCTGCTACTACCTGCCAGTGGGATGAACATCGCATCAACATCATTGACACACCTGGTCACGTGGACTTCACGGTAGAAGTGGAGCGTTCCTTACGCGTGCTAGACGGCTCTGTAGCTGTTTTTTGCGCAAAGGGTGGCGTTGAGCCGCAGTCGGAAACGGTGTGGCGGCAAGCTGACAAGTACAGCGTGCCTCGGATGGCCTATGTTAACAAAATGGATATTCTCGGCGCGGACTTCTTCCGTGTTGTGGATATGATGAAAAGCCGCCTCGGCGCCCATCCGGTGCCGTTGCAACTGCCGATTGGCTATGAAGATACCTTCAAGGGCTTTGTAGACCTCATCGACATGAAGGCCGTCATTTATACGGACGACCTAGGCAAGACCAGTGAAGCTGCCGAGATCCCCGAAGACATGCAAGAGCAGGCGGAAGAATATCGCCAAGCGATTTTGGATGCAGTGGCTGAAAACGACGACGAGCTGATGATGAAATACTTGGAAGGCGAAGAGCTGACCAAGGAAGAAATTAAAGCCGGCATTCGTAAAGCGACCATTGCTTGTAAAATGACTCCGGTTTTCTGCGGCTCTTCTTACAAGAACAAGGGCGTACAGCCTCTCTTGGACGGCGTTGTGGATTACATGCCTTCGCCGCTGGATATTCCGGCGATTAAAGGCGTTGACCCCGATACCGGCGAAGAAGATGAGCGTGCTGCCAGCGACGAATTGCCTTTCTCTGCATTGGCGTTCAAAATCATGGCAGATCCCTTTGTGGGTCGTCTTTCCTTCTTCCGGGTTTATTCCGGCACGTTGGCTTCCGGTTCTTACGTTTTCAACTCGACGAAAGGCAAAAAGGAGCGCATTGGTCGCATCCTGCAAATGCATGCTAACCGTCGTGAAGAAATCGAAATCGCCTACACGGGCGACATCGCTGCTGCGGTGGGACTGAAAGATACAACGACTGGTGATACTCTCTGTGATGAGAAAGCAAGCATTATCCTTGAGACGATGGTTTTCCCTGAGCCGGTTATCTCCGTCGCAGTGGAACCAAAGACCAAGGCTGATCAGGAAAAAATGGGTATTGCTTTATCGCGTTTGGCAGAAGAAGATCCGACTTTCCGGACCTTTACGGATGCCGAAACAGGGCAGACCATTATTTCCGGCATGGGCGAATTGCACTTGGAAATTATCGTTGACCGTATGCTGCGCGAATTCAAAGTCGATTGCAGCGTGGGCAAACCACAAGTTGCTTACCGCGAGACCATTCGTAAGAGTGTCGAATCGGAAGGCAAGTTTGTGCGTCAGTCCGGTGGTCGCGGCCAATATGGTCATTGCTGGCTCAAATTGGACCCGCAAGAGCCTGGTGCTGGCTTCACTTTTGTTAACAAAATCGTCGGCGGCGTAGTTCCTCGGGAATATATTCAGCCGATTGAAAATGGTATCAAGGAAGCTATGGAAAACGGTGTTATTGCTGGCTATCCGATGGTGGACATTCAGGTTACTGTCTTTGATGGTTCTTACCATGATGTTGACTCCTCGGAAATGGCCTTTAAAATTGCCGGATCCATGGGCTTTAAAGCAGGGGCGGCGAAAGCTCAGCCTGCATTGCTTGAACCATATATGAAAGTAGAAGTTATCGTACCGGAAGATTACATGGGAGACGTCATTGGCGACTTGAACTCTCGCCGCGGACGCATTGAAGGTATGGAAGCCCGCAACGGTGCTCAATCCATCCGCGCCTTCGTGCCGCTGGCGGAAATGTTCGGTTATGCTACTGACTTGCGTTCTAAGACGCAAGGACGTGGTAACTACTCTATGGAATTCGACCATTACGAAGACGTGCCGAAAAATATCGCCGAAGCGATTGTCGCCAAAGTGCGCGGCGTTTAA
- the rpsG gene encoding 30S ribosomal protein S7 encodes MPRKGPVPKRDVLADPVYNSKLVTRFINKVMLDGKKGVAEGIVYDAFEVMRAKTGKDPLEVFEAALKNAMPVLEVRARRVGGANYQVPVEVRPDRRLSLGIRWLVNHARLRGEKTMMERLAAELMDAANSTGATIKKKEDTHKMAEANKAFAHYRW; translated from the coding sequence ATGCCGAGAAAAGGTCCTGTGCCGAAGCGTGACGTGTTGGCAGATCCGGTATACAACTCCAAGCTTGTAACCCGGTTCATCAACAAAGTTATGTTAGATGGCAAAAAAGGTGTTGCCGAGGGCATTGTTTATGATGCGTTCGAAGTAATGCGTGCCAAGACTGGCAAAGATCCGCTGGAAGTATTCGAAGCGGCTTTGAAAAATGCCATGCCGGTTCTGGAAGTACGTGCTCGTCGTGTTGGCGGTGCGAACTACCAGGTTCCTGTGGAAGTGCGTCCTGATCGTCGCCTATCCTTGGGAATTCGCTGGTTGGTAAACCACGCGCGTCTGCGCGGTGAAAAAACTATGATGGAGCGTTTGGCTGCCGAGCTGATGGATGCAGCGAACAGCACTGGCGCTACGATCAAGAAAAAAGAAGATACGCATAAAATGGCGGAAGCCAATAAAGCGTTTGCGCATTATCGCTGGTAA
- the rpoC gene encoding DNA-directed RNA polymerase subunit beta', with the protein MLDVNNFDSMRIGLASPEQIRKWSYGEVKKPETINYRTLKPERDGLFCEKIFGPTRDWECHCGKYKRIRYKGIVCDRCGVEVTRSKVRRERMGHIELAAPVSHIWYFKGIPSRMGLILDISPRSLEKVLYFASYLVLDAGETSLMKQQLLSENEYREARDKYGAAFKVGMGAEAVKQLLDELDLESMSTELRRELKEVSGQRRVRAIRRLEVVEAFRKSGNRPSWMIMDVVPVIPPELRPMVQLDGGRFATSDLNDLYRRVINRNNRLKRLLDLGAPDIIVRNEKRMLQEAVDALIDNGRRGRPVTGPGNRPLKSLSDMLKGKQGRFRQNLLGKRVDYSGRSVIVVGPELKLHQCGLPKEMALELFKPFVMKKLVNAGHAHNIKSAKRMVERVKSEVWDVLEEVIKEHPVLLNRAPTLHRLGIQAFEPVLTEGRAIKLHPLVCTAYNADFDGDQMAVHVPLSAEAQAEARLLMLSAHNILSTKDGKPVAVPTQDMVLGAYYLTIVKENQKGEGKVLTDINEALLAYQHEELSLQAEVKVRMQVPAFVREKLGMEVTEKELLVVTTLGRLLFNEELPEEIRHYYLEDGLIHLGKLMDKKELGKLVAESYRSFGNSRTAAILDSIKRLGYHYACLAGITVAISDIIIPPKKKEILAEAETQVDKIDLLFRRGLITDDERYQKVIKLWTKATDDITKAMMENLDRFNNPVYMMANSGARGNIQQIRQLAGMRGLMADPSGRIIDLPIKANFREGLTVLEYFISTHGARKGLADTALRTADSGYLTRRLVDVAQDVIVREDDCDVVGINLVRERARLAKQGRLNLITLKEKLGGRVTAQDVLDYKTGDVVVEAETLLEDEQLQLIYESDILDVTVWSINEGEEDEYVTITVGETDVNIRSAIRTSMLRDMAGRPAEEAVRTTEGEEVLPKGEILTEALVDTILDSDVREVKVRCNDIRGIEVSAITEGNSVIEPLKDRIVGRITAEEIVDPETGRVIVPLNTMIDEALADEVVKVRKTVKIRSVLTCRSRYGVCIHCYGRNLATGHIVDVGEAVGIIAAQSIGEPGTQLTMRTFHTGGVAGDDITQGLPRVEELFEARKPKRQAILSEVTGAVDVKDVKGARKVTIITPEGEEHIYPIPYGARIIVQTGHSVQPGTHLTEGSANPHDILRICGVGATQRYLVYEVQKVYKSQGVEINDKHIEVMVRQMMHKVKIEESGDSEVLPGEYVDVNTLEEDNALVLETGGEPAVGRPILLGITKASLATDSFLSAASFQETTRVLTEAAIKGKIDPLLGLKENVIIGKLIPAGTGMSRYRNIRVIDRERPVVAPADETADDAVVDLLENGEE; encoded by the coding sequence TTGTTGGACGTGAATAATTTTGACTCCATGCGTATTGGATTGGCTTCGCCGGAGCAAATCCGCAAGTGGTCCTATGGGGAAGTGAAGAAACCAGAGACAATCAATTACCGGACATTAAAACCGGAACGGGACGGTCTCTTTTGTGAAAAAATCTTCGGACCTACGCGCGATTGGGAATGCCACTGCGGAAAATACAAGCGCATTCGTTACAAAGGAATTGTCTGCGATCGCTGCGGCGTCGAAGTGACCCGCTCTAAAGTGCGTCGCGAACGGATGGGACATATTGAACTGGCAGCGCCGGTTTCTCATATTTGGTATTTCAAAGGTATCCCTAGCCGTATGGGCTTGATTTTGGACATTTCTCCCCGCTCGTTAGAAAAAGTATTGTACTTTGCTTCCTACCTGGTATTGGATGCGGGGGAAACATCGCTGATGAAGCAGCAGCTGCTCAGCGAAAACGAGTACCGCGAAGCCAGGGACAAATATGGGGCAGCTTTCAAAGTGGGTATGGGCGCGGAAGCGGTCAAACAATTACTGGATGAGCTGGACCTGGAATCCATGAGTACAGAACTGCGCCGTGAGCTGAAAGAAGTCAGCGGACAGCGGCGAGTGCGCGCCATTCGCCGTTTGGAAGTGGTAGAAGCATTTCGTAAATCCGGCAATCGTCCTTCGTGGATGATCATGGATGTGGTACCGGTGATTCCGCCGGAACTGCGCCCCATGGTGCAGCTTGACGGCGGACGGTTCGCAACGTCGGATTTGAATGATTTGTATCGCCGCGTTATCAACCGCAATAATCGCTTGAAACGGTTGCTTGACTTGGGCGCTCCCGATATCATTGTGCGCAATGAAAAACGTATGCTGCAAGAAGCGGTTGACGCCTTGATTGACAATGGGCGTCGCGGCCGTCCAGTTACTGGCCCGGGAAATCGGCCTCTCAAGTCTTTGAGCGATATGCTTAAGGGCAAGCAGGGCCGCTTCCGGCAGAACCTTCTGGGCAAACGTGTTGACTATTCGGGCCGTTCTGTTATTGTTGTCGGTCCGGAGTTGAAATTGCATCAGTGCGGCTTGCCTAAGGAAATGGCCTTAGAGCTGTTTAAGCCGTTTGTAATGAAAAAGCTGGTTAACGCTGGCCATGCCCACAACATCAAAAGCGCCAAGCGCATGGTGGAACGGGTTAAGTCGGAAGTTTGGGATGTGTTGGAAGAAGTTATTAAGGAGCATCCAGTGCTCTTGAACCGCGCTCCGACGCTCCATAGATTAGGCATCCAGGCTTTTGAACCTGTCTTGACGGAAGGACGCGCTATTAAGCTGCATCCGTTGGTGTGTACTGCTTATAATGCTGACTTTGATGGTGATCAAATGGCTGTCCACGTGCCGTTGTCCGCGGAAGCGCAAGCGGAAGCTCGTCTTCTGATGCTCTCTGCTCATAATATTCTTTCGACGAAAGATGGTAAACCGGTAGCCGTACCGACACAGGATATGGTTTTGGGCGCCTACTACTTGACCATTGTCAAGGAAAACCAAAAAGGCGAAGGCAAAGTGCTGACTGATATTAACGAGGCGCTGTTGGCTTATCAGCATGAGGAACTTTCCTTACAAGCGGAAGTTAAAGTGCGTATGCAGGTCCCGGCGTTTGTTCGGGAAAAGCTAGGCATGGAAGTGACCGAGAAAGAACTGCTGGTTGTTACGACACTTGGTAGGTTGCTCTTTAATGAGGAACTGCCTGAAGAAATCCGCCATTACTACTTGGAAGACGGCTTGATCCATTTGGGCAAGCTCATGGATAAAAAGGAACTGGGCAAGTTGGTGGCTGAGTCCTATCGCTCGTTTGGCAATTCCCGGACTGCTGCCATATTGGACAGCATTAAACGTCTTGGTTATCATTATGCCTGCTTAGCCGGTATTACCGTTGCCATTTCGGATATTATAATCCCGCCGAAGAAAAAAGAAATCTTGGCAGAAGCGGAAACCCAGGTCGATAAAATCGACTTGCTGTTCCGCCGCGGTCTGATTACCGACGACGAACGGTATCAAAAAGTAATCAAATTGTGGACGAAAGCGACCGATGATATTACCAAAGCGATGATGGAAAACTTGGATCGCTTCAATAATCCGGTCTACATGATGGCTAACTCCGGTGCCCGTGGTAACATTCAGCAGATTCGTCAGCTGGCTGGCATGCGCGGCTTGATGGCCGATCCTTCCGGTCGGATCATCGACTTACCGATTAAGGCTAACTTCCGTGAAGGCCTTACGGTGTTAGAGTACTTTATCTCCACTCATGGTGCTCGTAAAGGCTTGGCCGATACGGCGCTTCGGACGGCAGATTCGGGTTACTTGACGCGCCGTCTGGTTGACGTGGCGCAGGATGTCATCGTTCGCGAAGATGACTGCGATGTAGTCGGTATTAACTTAGTGCGTGAACGGGCGCGTCTGGCCAAGCAGGGTCGTCTGAACCTAATTACACTCAAAGAAAAGCTTGGCGGCCGTGTAACGGCACAGGATGTGCTGGATTATAAAACAGGTGACGTGGTTGTGGAAGCGGAAACCTTGCTGGAAGACGAGCAACTGCAGCTTATTTATGAAAGCGACATTCTGGATGTTACCGTCTGGAGCATCAATGAAGGCGAAGAAGACGAGTATGTAACCATTACGGTTGGCGAGACCGATGTCAATATCAGGAGCGCCATTCGGACTTCGATGCTTCGCGACATGGCGGGACGTCCTGCGGAAGAAGCGGTACGCACGACCGAAGGTGAAGAAGTGCTGCCTAAAGGAGAAATCCTTACGGAAGCACTGGTGGATACGATTTTGGACAGCGATGTCCGTGAAGTCAAAGTTCGCTGCAATGACATCCGAGGCATTGAAGTTTCGGCAATTACCGAAGGCAACAGCGTTATTGAACCGTTGAAAGACCGTATTGTCGGACGCATCACTGCCGAAGAAATTGTGGATCCGGAAACGGGTCGCGTCATTGTGCCTCTGAACACGATGATTGATGAAGCTTTGGCAGATGAAGTAGTCAAAGTGCGCAAAACCGTTAAGATTCGTTCAGTATTGACTTGTCGTTCTCGTTATGGTGTATGCATTCATTGCTATGGCCGCAACCTGGCGACTGGGCATATTGTCGATGTCGGCGAAGCGGTGGGTATTATTGCTGCGCAGTCGATCGGCGAGCCTGGCACGCAGTTGACCATGCGGACCTTCCATACCGGTGGTGTTGCGGGTGATGACATTACCCAAGGTCTGCCGCGTGTTGAAGAATTGTTTGAAGCGCGTAAACCTAAACGGCAGGCGATTTTGAGCGAAGTAACTGGTGCTGTGGATGTTAAAGACGTCAAAGGCGCCCGCAAGGTTACTATCATTACGCCTGAAGGGGAAGAGCATATCTACCCCATTCCTTACGGTGCGCGTATTATCGTGCAAACCGGCCACTCGGTGCAACCAGGGACGCATCTGACAGAAGGGTCGGCCAATCCTCATGACATTTTGCGTATTTGCGGCGTCGGAGCTACGCAGCGCTACTTGGTGTATGAAGTGCAGAAAGTGTACAAATCCCAGGGCGTTGAAATTAACGACAAGCATATTGAAGTTATGGTGCGCCAAATGATGCACAAAGTCAAAATCGAAGAGTCTGGCGATAGTGAAGTATTGCCAGGTGAATATGTGGATGTTAACACCTTGGAAGAGGATAATGCGTTGGTTCTAGAAACAGGCGGCGAACCGGCTGTGGGGCGTCCTATTCTGCTGGGCATTACCAAGGCTTCCTTGGCTACGGATTCGTTCTTGTCGGCTGCGTCCTTCCAGGAAACGACTCGCGTATTGACGGAAGCTGCCATCAAGGGTAAGATTGACCCCTTGCTGGGCCTCAAAGAAAACGTGATTATCGGCAAATTGATCCCTGCAGGTACCGGCATGAGCCGCTACCGTAATATTCGCGTCATCGATCGCGAGCGTCCAGTTGTGGCGCCAGCGGACGAAACGGCGGATGATGCAGTGGTTGATCTGCTGGAAAACGGCGAAGAGTAA
- a CDS encoding ribosomal L7Ae/L30e/S12e/Gadd45 family protein, which produces MKPDAFKVSRKVVGIKQVSKAVERNEAVTVYVAADAEPRLVQGLLALVEKHNVPLDESATMQELGQACGIEVGASAVALLRDM; this is translated from the coding sequence ATGAAACCGGATGCTTTCAAGGTAAGCCGCAAGGTTGTTGGGATCAAACAGGTGAGCAAAGCGGTAGAGCGGAATGAAGCGGTCACGGTATACGTGGCAGCTGATGCGGAGCCGCGGCTGGTGCAAGGGCTTTTGGCTCTTGTGGAAAAGCACAATGTGCCCCTGGATGAATCTGCAACGATGCAAGAGCTGGGCCAAGCGTGTGGGATTGAAGTCGGCGCTTCGGCTGTGGCGCTTCTCCGCGATATGTGA